One Argiope bruennichi chromosome 5, qqArgBrue1.1, whole genome shotgun sequence DNA segment encodes these proteins:
- the LOC129969097 gene encoding F-box/LRR-repeat protein 6-like, with translation MTNINNLPREILLQIFAYYLKTETQRDFIRSVAHVCQYWKEICMDSSLWHTFDGTLSLNDLKKYCKMGCLKNTESLVFSYRKRTLTSSEVQLIYENLPRLKFINFSKVTEQVGKEEWKFLSELTNHCPNLCDIIFLETHSLYPPKLPFKLFQNFLNVRGSNLISLDISNLSILSFRDLFITVAASCPNLECLKAQNLRGGSNSFPIQYMQNGLKKLKVLRLGHPILMQNCSSVSTSGFPHLDTFTHASKNDCFIEDLHLRKLLMKSPDLKVLDIRGCVLLTSTVLCSLPANNLERLYVSNTRLYELHGFANVLKKWGHSLVALDVSKMKGSCINHLFQSLVSLDSLKNLESLDLNNTVVTVSTVKLIIQNCPNLNFLQLESCRSFGRGRKHAYYGQAKIKQLLNLEDEMEAD, from the coding sequence ATGACTAATATTAATAACCTTCCAAGAGAAATTCTTCtccaaatatttgcatattatttgaaAACCGAAACACAGCGAGACTTCATTCGTAGCGTTGCACATGTATGCCAATATTGGAAAGAAATATGCATGGACAGTTCATTATGGCACACATTTGATGGTACTCTATcactaaatgatttaaaaaaatactgtaagaTGGGCTGCTTAAAAAACACTGAATCACTTGTATTCAGTTATAGAAAAAGAACTCTTACAAGCAGTGAAGttcaacttatttatgaaaatcttcctcgtttaaaattcattaacttttCTAAAGTAACTGAACAAGTGGGGAAAGAGGAATGGAAGTTTCTTTCTGAGCTCACTAATCATTGCCCTAATCtatgtgatataatttttcttgaaacacACTCATTATATCCACCCAAACTTCcctttaaattgtttcaaaattttttaaatgttcgtgGATCTAATTTAATTAGtcttgatatttcaaatttaagtatattATCTTTTAGGGATTTATTCATTACTGTTGCAGCATCTTGCCCAAATTTAGAATGTCTGAAAGCCCAGAATTTACGTGGTGGTAGTAATTCTTTCCCAATTCAATACATGCAAAATGGTCTGAAGAAACTTAAAGTTCTTCGCTTGGGACATCCTATCTTAATGCAGAATTGCAGTTCTGTGTCTACCTCAGGTTTTCCACATTTAGACACTTTCACACATGCAAGTAAAAACGATTGTTTCATAGAAGACTTGCATTTAcgaaaacttttaatgaaatctcCAGACTTAAAAGTACTTGATATCAGGGGCTGTGTATTATTAACATCTACTGTTCTTTGTTCTTTACCTGCTAATAACTTAGAAAGGCTTTATGTCTCAAATACAAGACTTTATGAACTTCATGGGTTTGCCAATGTCCTTAAAAAGTGGGGTCACAGTTTAGTTGCTCTTGATGTTTCTAAGATGAAGGGAAGTTGCATCAATCATTTGTTCCAGTCACTTGTTTCACTTGATAgtctaaaaaatttggaaagtttgGATTTAAATAATACTGTAGTGACAGTGTCTACAGTAAAGTTGATAATTCAGAATTGtccaaatctaaattttttacagTTGGAATCATGCAGGTCATTTGGTAGAGGTCGTAAACATGCATATTATGGACAggcaaaaataaaacaacttttaaatctTGAAGATGAGATGGAAGCAGATTGA